In Aedes albopictus strain Foshan chromosome 3, AalbF5, whole genome shotgun sequence, the genomic window gatcaatttgaccccggattacggtacttctgACGTCAATTTCGCTAGAAGTTTACCAAACCGTGAAGAACATCTGCCATCCTGCGAAGCCGAATGAGAAGTCCTACGTCGAACTTTGCGCTTTGTTGAAGGGAAGATTCTGTCCGACGATGGTTACGTATCGGGAGCGAGCTGTATTCTACAGGGCTCGACAGGAATCAGGAGAAACTGTTCAAGAATGGTATGTTCGATTGAAGAAGTTATCCCTGAATTGCGAATTTGGAGAACATTTGGACCATGCACTGAAGGACATTTTCGTTACGGGACTTCAACCGGGTCCGATTTTCGAACGTTTGTGTGAAGAAGAAGACTTCGTTCCGTTGGAGAATTTACTCAGGGTTGCGGCGAAAAAAGAAGCCACGTTGAAAAACCGAGGAGTTCTTGAAGTAAACAAGATCAGCGAGAAAAAGGCCAATTACGGATCGAAGCCTTCGAAGAAACCCAGTTCGGCGAGCTGCTTTGCCTGCGGTAAGAACAATCACGATTTTCGAAGCTGTCAATATCGCAGCTATGTGTGCAAGATTTGTAAGGAAAAAGGTCACATTGCCGTGGTCTGTCCGAAGAAGcaaaaaggaatctctggacggaAGGATAGTAACGTCAACCATTTGGAAGTTAACAACATTGGTTGCTGCGATCCCTACTTCGTGAACGTTGCGGTCAATGGACGAATCACCAAGTTTGAAATGGACACAGGATCACCGATAACGATCATTTCCGAAACATTCTACCGCaatcattttgaagaatttcctttaCACCCGTTCCGGGGCAAGTTGGTGTTTTATACCGGAGGAGAAGCTTCACCGAAAGGAGCGTTTGACGCGGTGCTGGTTTACCAGGGTCGACAAGCTGTTGGCCAAGTAGTGGTCATTGAAGGAGGACGTAATCCACTGATTGGACGCGACTTTATTGGCAAACTTCTGAAATTTCAAATCAACAAACTGGACACGGAGTCACCGGAGAAGCATGAAGAACAGTTGAATGCAATTTTGAATCGTTATGGAGAATTGTTTGATGGATCGTTGGGATGCTACAAATACGCGAAGGTCAATCTTCAGCTGAAGCCGGATGTTGAACCAAAGTTTTTCAAACCGAGGAAGATACCAGTTTCGTTTCAATCCAAGGTGGAAAAGGAGTTAGAGAACCTGGAGAAGACCGGCATTATAACTAAAGCTGAGACTGCTGAATGGGGAACACCGTTGGTTCCTGTTTTGAAGAAGGACAAATCCATTCGCCTGTGCGCTGATTATCGAGTCACTGTTAACCCACATTTGGAGGACAAGCGATACCCGATGCCAGTTGTGGAAGATCTCTTCGATGCTTTACAAGGCGGTAAGTTGTTTTCGAAGCTAGATCTGAAGTCAGCGTACAACCAATTAGAGCTGgaggaggaatccaggaggatgTGAGCATGGAGTACCCATAAAGGAATTTATTACGTGAATCGATTACCGTTTGGAACCAAGCCTGCCTGCGcggtttttcaagaagttttggaGAAGTTGCTACAGGATTGTCCGGGCTGTGTGAATTTCCTCGATGATGTCATGGTTACCGGCGCAACAGTTAGTGAACACCTTAACAACCTATCAAGAGTATTGGAGAAGTTGATGGAAGCAGGATTCCGGCTCAACCGTGAAAAGTGTGAATTTTTCAAACAAAGAATGCAGTTTTTGGGACACATTGTTGACGGAGATGGATTGCATAAGGATCCGGAGAAAGTTCGGGCTATAATGGACGTTTCAAGACCTGAAAACGTAAAAGCGCTGCGAGAATTTCTCGGAATGGTAACGTATTATGCCAAGTTCATTCCGAACATTTCTGTGATTTTGAGTCCACTATACCGATTGCTGAAGAAGGATGAACGATACTGTTGGACATCTGAATGTGAAGCGGCTTTTGAGACCATCAAGCAAATGCTATGTTCTGATAACGTTTTGGTTCCGTATAATCCAGATCTACCAGCGGTATTGATTACTGATGCTTCAGGAAAAGGAATTGGCGCGGTTCTTCTACAAGTGTTTCCGGATGGAAGTCAGCGACCAGTGACGTTCATTTCGAGAGTACTGAAGAGTCATGAGCAAGAGTATTCCCCTTTGGACATGGAAGCTTTGGCTGTTTATTATGCTGTACGAAGATTGAGCGGTTACTTGTTGGGAAGATCATTCACCATTTTGACGGATCATCAACCACTGGTGTCGTTATTTGGACGAAAAGGTATTCCGGATATGGTGTTTGGCAAGCTGCAACGTTGGGCTGTATTTTTGGCGAATTACGAATATGAAATCAAGTACATCAAAGGAGTTAACAACAAGGTAGCAGATTTTCTTTCCCGATCACCAGTTCAATGTAACCACGAGGACGTTGGAGACGACGAAGAAGTTTTGTTCCTGCAGTACATAGAATCCGAGACGAGATCGTTGGTTGAACGGAAGCAGCTGATAGTAGAATCTCGACGTGATCCTGTTATTAGCCGTATTGTGAATTTTGTCAAGACCGGATGGCCCAACAATGTGGAGGATCCAGACCTGAAGAAGTTTTCTGTTCGGAAGGATGAGCTTGTTGTTGAAGAAGGAGTGTTAATGTGGGGCTATCGCATTGTGGCGCCTACAAAACTTCGACCGTTTTTGCTTCAAGAGTTACATTCGACACATTTGGGTATCGTCAAAATGAAATCGTTGGCGAGAAATTACTTCTGGTGGCCGAACATCGATAAAGACATTGAAGACATGGGTAAGCGTTGTGAACTTTGCATCCAGTCTAGACCAGAAGCTGGGAATACTCCAATTTCTCCATGGAAACTATGTTCTCGACCGTTTGAAAGGATCCATATCGACCATTTGTTCCTGAAGGAGAAGAATTTCCTAATAATCACGGATAGCTACTCGAAGTGGGTGGAATGCTATTTGGTTCAATCACTTTCTGCCAAACAAACTGTGGAGAAGCTAGAAGACTGTTTTGCACGTTATGGAAACTGCGATGTACTGGTGTCCGACAATGGAAGATCTTTCACGGCGAACGAATTTGAGGAATTTTGTAAAGCAAGAGGTATTCGACATCTAACATCAGCTCCGTATAGTCCATGTTCAAACGGTGCGGCGGAGAATGCAGTGAAGACGTTCAAAAATGCATTGAAGAAGATGTTAGCAGACACCGGTAATCGTGGTAAGTCAATGGCAACACTGATGAATCAACACCTGCAAATGTATAGAGCAACACCGCACTGTACCACAAATGAGACTCCTTTCAAGTTAATGTTTGGACGAGAAATGAAAACCCGATTTGACGTTCTTCGGAAGGAATCAAATGTTCAACATGTTACGAAGACTTGGAAACTCAACGCGGATAAGAAGGATAAACAATTCGCGGTTGGTGAGGTAGTATATGCGAGGGACTATCGTGATCCAGATCGACAACGATGGATAAAAACCAAGATTACGAAAAGGAAAGGCGAAAACTTGTATGAATGCCACGCTGCGGAAATGGGTACGATAGTAAGACGAACAAATCAAATGTTGAAATATTCCTATGACGACTATGAAGAAGAACCTGGCGCTCGTGGAGGAGATATTCAAGCTATTGAACATATTCCTGATGACGAGTATTTGTCGGCTGAGGACGACGACATTCCAGAACCGATGATGAATCAACAATCAGGCCACTATCGTGAAGATGGAGTTTATGTTACTAGAAGCAACCGAATGGTACGAGCTCCGGATCGCTATTAGCTCACGGGGGAGATGTGATGTCGTGTTTTCCACAGCGATACAAACGCGGCAGCCGTGAAGTGCCTGGTAGCTATGGAGCAACATTCTACTTAGTAACGTAACTTGTTTATTAGTAATAAAGATTCATTCTACATTTTCCCATCAAACAAGTTAGACGTTTTTTTAATCGATTGAATACAGAACACATATTTTAAGGTTCAGCTTATGAAATGAGCTGTGGGTGATTGAATCTAAATATGTTGAATGCCATTTTCACCACTGATCAATACTGCGAGGTGTCAGTGTGCGATCTGTGCGAAAGTCACCGCCACTTTACTGTTTGCATCAAAACTGAAATACAGGGGATGTTCGCTAACTTCAACATatttacgtttcacttatcgaATAAAATTCGAAAACTGCAACAGCTGACAGAcgccaaagaactgtcagttgccaCAAAATGTGGCCAAAGTGCAgtagaaaaacatcgcattgcagcatTAGCACATGCAAAAaaccatcgcatcgctgttgacatttcattttgacggattaACAGACTAGCAGTAAAAGAAAATgacagttaaagcgtttgcaccgagtgaACGTTTATTGAAACTGGGATGGAGTGTACTTAACACTTGACACTTGATGGACTACAACTCGTAGGCGTAGTAGTGAGTCTACGCTGAATGAAACACTCGCCTCGATCCTggaccaatcgcttccagtcgccgtGAACGTTTAAAGTCCTTTGGTCCTTCTTAAATGTGAAAAGTCAATGATTATGcggctctagcgtgcgcagctttttcttttttctaactcactctcgtaaacaaacacgctaAAGAAACAGATAATCACCTCTccacgcgaaagaaacagataatcctcttttatctcgctctttcttgcgcaCGCAAGTGTATGTGgtctaccacgaagccgacggtcCGCCCctctgattctttttttttttttttttccttctaaaccatagggggataaatctgctcatcagacaccctaacaggaaggttagggtagtgtggggatgaggccgtcttctacaatgccggtagaagccaggactactctctcctcgacccactaaaacacattcctatggtcgccaaaccctacgtctctccggaaccaccaagaaggtattgcttcagagaggggatagtgcatatcgcacccttaaGGTTAGCTGCCgcagcctagcagcaacgaacatcgatgactcgctctggagagtccatcacgatagcatgctggcgcttagccagtttcccgagtggtcctcgccactccctttgtcctcggaaggcgggcagggtcaaccccgcccgcgccctactgctgagcggacatcaagaactgatgcccacgtgcaacccgatctgacctgcccgcaaaggaagggtatcactacccttcaggacctatcagatgcacccgtaggttgcagacagcaggatctcacctaccccgacccttgccggggacccctttccaaccgcgggctcagatccaacccagtagaccgacgccacgacagcaccgctaccgggacttcctctccgcggccacttaatcgctgtaagggtcgatctcgaccgcagggcaccggtatgacctacgaagccgacttcgaacccctggaccacctcttgtactgcatctggactagccattctccgagtccacgcgccacctcctctgtagctcccagacgatatgggtgatagccgttgaaatggcattccagctaatctcatccctacacattctctggaccaagttgtccggagttgtgtcctccccgcatgtggcaagcatgcggtcacgcattgtgcgaaaacgcgggcacacgaacaacacgtgttccgccgtttcctctaaaccattgcacactgggcattcgggagaatccgcatgcccgaaacggtgtagatactgtcggaagcaaccatgacctgtaaggacctgtgtcaggtggaatgaaacttccccatggcgcctattaatccaactatctaccctcggtatcaacctatgggtccaccttcctttggtggaactgttccacgcgcgctgccatttgaccatagaggccatcctgacagttttgcgtatgcctcttgtgccgcgtatttcgaagcactccatgtcctcactgataagaatgctgataggcaccataccagtaatgacacagagagcgtcgtgtgacacggtacggtacgcgcttgcaaccctcagacacataagcctgtaagtactttccaacttccgtcggtagcattcagtacttagcgcggtaccccacgccgggacgccatacctaagtatggatgtagcaacactagccagaagcttgcgcttactggcgtacaccgctgagctattggacatcatccgggacagtgccgcaatagctgtggaggctct contains:
- the LOC134290338 gene encoding uncharacterized protein LOC134290338, yielding MEGYGPPRFAIGDQWEMYQERLEQYFVAVDLEEEQVYQTVKNICHPAKPNEKSYVELCALLKGRFCPTMVTYRERAVFYRARQESGETVQEWYVRLKKLSLNCEFGEHLDHALKDIFVTGLQPGPIFERLCEEEDFVPLENLLRVAAKKEATLKNRGVLEVNKISEKKANYGSKPSKKPSSASCFACGKNNHDFRSCQYRSYVCKICKEKGHIAVVCPKKQKGISGRKDSNVNHLEVNNIGCCDPYFVNVAVNGRITKFEMDTGSPITIISETFYRNHFEEFPLHPFRGKLVFYTGGEASPKGAFDAVLVYQGRQAVGQVVVIEGGRNPLIGRDFIGKLLKFQINKLDTESPEKHEEQLNAILNRYGELFDGSLGCYKYAKVNLQLKPDVEPKFFKPRKIPVSFQSKVEKELENLEKTGIITKAETAEWGTPLVPVLKKDKSIRLCADYRVTVNPHLEDKRYPMPVVEDLFDALQGDLPAVLITDASGKGIGAVLLQVFPDGSQRPVTFISRVLKSHEQEYSPLDMEALAVYYAVRRLSGYLLGRSFTILTDHQPLVSLFGRKGIPDMVFGKLQRWAVFLANYEYEIKYIKGVNNKVADFLSRSPVQCNHEDVGDDEEVLFLQYIESETRSLVERKQLIVESRRDPVISRIVNFVKTGWPNNVEDPDLKKFSVRKDELVVEEGVLMWGYRIVAPTKLRPFLLQELHSTHLGIVKMKSLARNYFWWPNIDKDIEDMEEPGARGGDIQAIEHIPDDEYLSAEDDDIPEPMMNQQSGHYREDGVYVTRSNRMVRAPDRY